One window of Nymphaea colorata isolate Beijing-Zhang1983 chromosome 11, ASM883128v2, whole genome shotgun sequence genomic DNA carries:
- the LOC116264412 gene encoding L-ascorbate oxidase homolog codes for MSPSRSILHRSLSFFLLLLLSSVHGENPYRFYTWNVTYGDIYPLGVKQQGILINWQFPGPQIDCVTNDNLIINVYNSLPEPFLISWNGIQQRRNSWMDGVYGTNCPIPPGKNFTYFLQVKDQIGSYFYFPSLAMHKAAGGYGGFRVNSRPLIPVPFPPPAGDFTVLIGDWYKANHTDLRAVLDGGHDLPFPDGILINGRGTNGLSFTVDQGKTYRFRISNVGLTTSLNFRIQGHTMTLVEVEGSHTLQNHYSSLDVHLGQSYSVLVTMDQPGQDYYIVVSTRFTSQILTSTAILHYSNSAGGVSGPPPGGPTIQIDWSLNQARSIRWNLTASAARPNPQGSYHYGLVNTTRTIELANSAAVINGKQRYAINSVSFIPADTPLKVADFYNIQGVFSLGSISDYPHGGGAYLQTSVMEADFRAYVEIIFQNYENTVQSWHIDGYSFFVVGMDGGQWTPASRNGYNLRDGVYRCTTQVYPQSWTAIYMPLDNVGMWNIRSENWARQYLGQQFYLRVYSPVNSWRDENPIPRNALLCGRASGRRTRPL; via the exons ATGAGTCCCAGTCGCAGCATCCTCCacagatctctctctttcttcctccttcttcttctttcctctgtTCACGGGGAGAACCCTTACAGATTCTACACCTGGAATGTTACCTATGGCGATATCTACCCACTAGGGGTGAAGCAACAG GGGATTTTAATAAACTGGCAGTTTCCCGGACCCCAGATCGACTGCGTCACCAACGATAATCTCATCATCAATGTCTACAACAGTCTGCCGGAGCCATTTTTGATCTCCTG GAACGGCATCCAGCAGAGGAGGAATTCATGGATGGATGGAGTGTATGGAACAAACTGCCCCATACCACCAGGGAAGAACTTCACATATTTTTTGCAGGTAAAGGATCAGATTGGCAGCTACTTCTACTTCCCTTCCTTGGCAATGCATAAAGCCGCAGGCGGCTACGGCGGGTTCCGAGTCAACAGCCGCCCTCTTATACCCGTCCCCTTCCCCCCGCCGGCCGGCGATTTCACCGTCCTCATCGGCGACTGGTATAAGGCCAACCACACT GATCTGAGAGCAGTTTTGGACGGCGGACATGACCTGCCCTTCCCTGATGGCATCCTCATCAATGGCCGGGGCACCAATGGTTTGTCTTTCACCGTCGATCAAG GAAAAACATACAGGTTCCGGATTTCGAATGTGGGCTTGACAACGTCGCTCAACTTTAGGATCCAGGGGCACACCATGACCTTGGTGGAGGTGGAGGGCTCACACACGCTTCAGAACCATTACTCCTCGCTGGACGTCCATCTGGGGCAATCATATTCAGTGCTGGTGACCATGGACCAGCCAGGCCAGGACTACTACATTGTCGTTTCCACAAGGTTCACCAGCCAGATCCTCACCAGCACTGCCATACTGCATTACAGCAACTCCGCCGGCGGTGTTTCCGGCCCACCGCCAGGCGGGCCCACCATTCAGATCGATTGGTCCCTCAATCAGGCTAGATCCATACG TTGGAACCTCACTGCGAGCGCGGCAAGGCCAAACCCACAAGGTTCATACCACTATGGACTGGTTAACACCACCAGAACCATTGAACTGGCAAACTCAGCGGCTGTCATCAATGGCAAGCAGAGATATGCCATCAATAGTGTCTCCTTCATTCCGGCCGACACGCCGTTGAAGGTAGCCGACTTTTACAATATCCAGGGAGTTTTCTCACTTGGCAGCATCTCGGACTACCCCCATGGAGGCGGTGCCTACCTGCAGACATCTGTAATGGAGGCTGATTTCCGGGCATACGTTGAAATCATCTTCCAAAACTATGAGAACACGGTGCAGTCATGGCACATTGATGGCTACTCATTTTTCGTTGTCGG AATGGATGGGGGCCAATGGACACCAGCAAGCAGGAACGGATATAATCTTCGAGATGGCGTCTACAGATGCACAACTCag GTATACCCTCAGTCATGGACTGCAATCTACATGCCTCTGGACAATGTGGGGATGTGGAACATAAGATCAGAGAACTGGGCCAGGCAATACTTGGGACAACAGTTCTACCTCAGAGTGTACTCCCCTGTAAATTCATGGAGAGATGAGAACCCCATCCCCCGGAATGCACTCCTGTGTGGCCGGGCGTCTGGCCGGAGAACCCGGCCTCTCTGA
- the LOC116264867 gene encoding uncharacterized protein LOC116264867 encodes MFSLLYGLWKFLFSKTEFHVLILGIDKAGKTTLLEKLKATYSNLEGLPPDRIVPTVGLNIGRMEVENTKLVFWDLGGQSGLRTIWEKYFEEAHAIIYVIDAACQQRFEDSKSALEKVLRHEDLQGAPLLILANKQDIDGAVSADELARYLDLKELDERPYLFEAVSAYDGMGIKDAIDWLVETMERSKRTEILRQRTGVNGPVGL; translated from the exons ATGTTTTCATTGTTATATGGACTATGGAAGTTTCTCTTCAGCAAGACTGAGTTTCATGTCCTCATTCTTGGGATTGACAAAGCTGGGAAGACG ACTCTGCTTGAAAAGTTGAAGGCAACATATTCAAACTTGGAAGGCCTTCCACCAGACCGCATTGTTCCAACTGTGGGACTGAATATTGGTCGTATGGAAGTGGAGAACACAAAACTTGTGTTTTGGGATCTTGGAGGTCAG AGTGGACTTCGTACAATTTGGGAAAAATATTTTGAGGAGGCACATGCCATAATATATGTGATAGATGCTGCTTGCCAACAGCGATTTGAAGATTCAAAGTCTGCTTTAG AGAAAGTACTTAGACATGAAGATTTACAAGGTGCCCCGCTGCTGATACTCGCAAACAAGCAG GACATTGATGGAGCTGTATCAGCAGATGAACTTGCAAGGTATTTGGATTTAAAGGAGTTGGATGAAAGACCCTACCTATTTGAAGCTGTTTCTGCTTATGATGG GATGGGGATCAAAGATGCGATAGATTGGTTGGTGGAGACTATGGAGAGGAGTAAACGTACCGAAATTTTAAGACAGCGCACAGGTGTAAATGGTCCCGTTGGCCTATGA
- the LOC116264234 gene encoding arogenate dehydratase/prephenate dehydratase 1, chloroplastic-like isoform X2, producing the protein MNFMVILEPLSVTDLIASPNHGVQVRVAYQGVPGAYSEAAALKAYPQCQAVPCKQFEAAFKAVELWLADKAVLPIENSLGGSIHRNYDLLLRHRLHIVGEVQLDVNHCLLGLPGVRKEEIKRILSHPQALDQCEFTLSKLGVIRESTDDTAVAAQIIAAKGLRDTGAVASARAGEIYGLDILAEKIQDDLDNVTRFLVLAREPIIPGTDKPFKTSIVFTLEEGPGMLFKALAVFALRGINLAKIESRPQRKRPLRVVDDCNNGCAKYFDYLFYIDFEASMAEPRAQNALGHLQEFATFLKVLGSYPMDMHV; encoded by the exons ATGAACTTTATGGTTATTCTAGAACCATTATCTGTTACGGATCTCATTGCCTCTCCTAATCACGGTGTTCAAGTTCGTGTGGCGTATCAG GGTGTACCTGGTGCATACAGTGAGGCAGCTGCCCTTAAAGCATATCCTCAGTGCCAAGCTGTTCCCTGTAAACAATTTGAAGCAGCATTTAag GCTGTTGAACTGTGGCTTGCGGATAAAGCTGTTCTGCCCATTGAAAATTCTTTAGGTGGAAGCATTCACCGCAATTATGACTTGCTGCTCCGCCATAGGCTGCATATTGTTGGTGAGGTGCAATTGGATGTGAATCACTGTCTTTTAGGGCTACCAGGTGTCAGAAAAGAAGAGATAAAGCGCATTCTCAGTCACCCCCAG GCTCTTGATCAATGTGAATTCACACTAAGCAAGTTGGGGGTCATTCGTGAGAGTACAGACGATACTGCTGTGGCCGCCCAG ATAATAGCTGCTAAAGGACTTAGAGACACAGGAGCAGTTGCTAGTGCTCGAGCTGGAGAAATATATGGACTTGATATTCTTGCTGAAAAGATACAG GATGATTTGGATAACGTTACTCGCTTTCTGGTACTTGCTCGGGAACCTATAATTCCTGGAACAGATAAACCATTTAAG ACAAGTATTGTCTTTACTTTGGAGGAAGGCCCTGGAATGCTTTTTAAAGCCTTAGCTGTATTTGCCTTACGGGGAATTAATTTGGCTAAG ATAGAGAGCAGGCCTCAAAGAAAACGTCCCTTGAGAGTTGTTGATGACTGCAATAATGGATGTGCCAA GTATTTTGACTATCTTTTCTACATTGATTTTGAAGCATCTATGGCAGAACCACGTGCACAAAATGCCTTAGGGCATCTGCAG GAATTTGCCACATTTCTTAAAGTTCTTGGATCATATCCCATGGATATGCATGTGTAG